The DNA window atattttaacgttgaaaaacattcagatacatgatttaaatgcataaatattcagtgctagaaattcaatcaccttctTCTTTCAAAATCCAATGACACAGACGTCCGGTACCAACACTTAAAGGACTAGGacaaataaagtgacgtgtCCGTGCGTGAGTGACCGGAAGGGATGAAATAAGACCTGCAATGTGTTATCGATATGCAAATTGGACACGTGGAAAACAAATctattgtttaatttattgtccattttattttgtgagaTAAAGTTAAAGTGAGTGATTAAAGTAATTAATACAGCGGCCACAACTAGAAGGAAACTTCTGTAATGAATTATGTACTCAAGAATATTAAGTGACCTAttactggttttattttgtagaccAGTTCCCCTTGCTGACGACCAAGAGAGTGTTTTGGAAAGGCATCCTAGAAGAACTGCTGTGGTTTATTAAGGTGAGCGTGATCGCCGTCATTTGTTCACAATTCAACCAAACCAAGTGGTTTACTGCCATGCGGATAGTTCGGGGTTTGACTGCTTTGGTCTTCGCTTATCCTCTCCATCACCTCAGAGGTCATCACATAACTGAACATGTAGCTGAGAATTTAAGATTCTTTCcgtccgtgtgtgtgggtgtgggtgtgggtgtgtggggtcTCAGGGATCGACGAATGCCAAGGAGCTCTCGGAGAAAGGGGTGAAGATTTGGGAGGCCAACGGGTCGCGGGACTTCCTGGACAACCTCGGGTTCTCCGAGAGAGAGGAGGGCGACCTGGGGCCCGTGTACGGTTTCCAGTGGAGGCACTTTGGCGCCGAGTACACGAACATGCACGAAGGTGCAGACTCCGAGCAGCTACACGGTCGTATTTTGAGGGGAACAGTTTGAGCAACAGTGACCCAAACGTGAGCTTGGTTGTCTGATCAACGTCCTCTGGACGGCAATTATTCACACTGTTGGAGGACATTGGGTAGATCCATATTGGacatttttgtccttttttaaaagcacacacacgtgATTAAAATAATACTGTTGAatgaccctttttttttcttttccgcgCATCGAATCCCTCACCAGATTACACGGGACGAGGCGTTGACCAGCTGCAGAACGTCATCGACACCATCAAAAAGAACCCGGAGGACCGGCGGATCATCATGTGTGCTTGGAACCCCAAAGGTCCGGCACGCGCCACGTTTAAAATACTCTCTAAACTGCCACATGCatcgtttttattcatttgaaaaatccCCCGGCGCCGCTGCAGACCTCCCCCTCATGGCGCTGCCCCCCTGCCACGCCCTGTGTCAGTTCTACGTGTGCGACGGCGAGCTGTCGTGTCAGCTGTACCAGCGCTCGGGCGACATGGGCCTCGGGGTGCCCTTCAATATCGCCAGCTACGCGCTCCTCACCTACATGATCGCACACATCACGGGACTCTCGGTGAGATCCCGTCGCtcaggggggggaaaaagaaaaaagtcgcTTAAAGTGCGTTTTGCTCGCCGCTCACACGTTTTAAATTCActtcctcctgcagccgggCGACTTTGTTCACACGCTGGGAGACGCTCACATCTACGTCAACCACACGGAACCTCTCAAAATACAGGTGGGTCAGTTTATGGTGgtgcccccacccccgccccgcCGCTCGCTGTCTGACTCGCTCTCCTGTCTACATTtgcagctgcagagggagatCCGGCCCTTCCCCAAGCTGAAGATCCTGAGAAAAGTGGAGAGCATCGATGATTTCCGAGCAGAGGACTTTGAGATCTGCGACTACAACCCTCATCCCGCCATTAAGATGCAGATGGCCGTGTAGAGATCAAAAACGACAACAGTTCAGTagatcagaattttatttaatgCCTTTCTGATTTTGGTGAACGGACACATAAAACCAAACCTTTTACCGAAAAGTATCTTCGCTGATAATTTATCTGCAAGAATCACAGTTGTGAAGTGGTTTTCAGTTATtatcagaaaataaaatgtaggtAAAGAATGAACATGATTTGTACTGAATCATTGACCCAAAAGGAGCCGTGCAGCTTCACACAAGTTAACGTCACAAAGGTTCCGGATACGACGCCTGGTACTTGTATCACTCCAGGATGGAAAGGAGCCTTTGTACAGCTTATTTGCTCATGTTCAGCTTCCATACTTCTCCTTCGGGGTACTGGTGTCTCTGCACCGATGACTCCAGCATCTCACAGGAGAAGCCTGGATCCTGAGAACAAAGAGCACCTTCCACTCAAACaggagtgtttgttttttacttcacAACATTTAAGGGAAATATTGCACTATTAACGCGATTTCCTTTATTTGATACGTTTGTGAAATTCACAAGCcactcaaaaggaaaaaagttttatttagaATCACGTAGATACATTAATGTTCTAAATCATCATTCCCGTCCACCTCACCTTGGGGGGCATGTAGTGGGCGTCTCGGATCACCACGGGACTGGTGAAGTGCTCGTGCAGGTGATCCACATATTCACACATtctggcaaaaacaaaaaagtacatttaGTCGAGAGCTCTTATCTGGcgactggaaaaaaacaaaacaccaaatCCTGCTCTCACCGGTTGCTGAGACTGCCGGACACGGAGATGTAGTCGAACAGAATCAGGTGCTGGACGAGCTCACAGAGGCCGACTCCTCCGGCATGAGGACAGACGGGCACTGAGATGAAACACAGCAGCACGCGCGTTGCTTTTCACGCAGATATCACACCTCTCGCCCACATGAGTCAGTTATAACTACTTTCATTTAAAGAGTGAAAATGGAATTCAATttggtttaaacattttttttttttaaagtccgtTTTGTTGCGTTTACCCTGGAACTTGTGGGCCATCAGCAGCACGGCCAGGTTCTCGTTGACGCTGCCGACCCGACAGCCGTCGATCTGCACAAACTGCAGCGCCGAGGCCTGCAGGAACTGCTTGAACATCACCCTGCTGTGACACTGGAGAGGAAACGGTCACCCGACTAAAGACACATCAGCTCGTCGGCCAGCGATACGTGCGGCGGATCGAAACGCGAGCTCTGACCTGCTCTCCCGTTGCCACGCCGATCCCGAGCGGAGCCAAAGCCTGCAACGGCAAAGTCGAAGGTCTTTCATTTTATGCCATATCGCTACAACCTCTGAACCCGATTTCATTACATTTGAGTACTTTTAGTTTCACGTCTCCCCGCTCGTCACCTTGGAGATGGCAGCGTGACCCAGGATGTCGTCGGGGGACGTCGGCTCCTCGATCCAAAGCGGTTTGAACTCCGCCAGGCGGGACACCCAGCTGATGGCCTCGGCCACGCCCCATCTCTGGTTGGCATcaatcatctaaaaacac is part of the Gasterosteus aculeatus chromosome 21, fGasAcu3.hap1.1, whole genome shotgun sequence genome and encodes:
- the tyms gene encoding thymidylate synthase isoform X2, which encodes MLATSEIHAAEGRESEVEEKKSAEEVEEKKEKKNFGVFCDERGYLDQIELIMQQGRRKGDRTGTGVLSVFGAQARYSLRDQFPLLTTKRVFWKGILEELLWFIKGSTNAKELSEKGVKIWEANGSRDFLDNLGFSEREEGDLGPVYGFQWRHFGAEYTNMHEDYTGRGVDQLQNVIDTIKKNPEDRRIIMCAWNPKDLPLMALPPCHALCQFYVCDGELSCQLYQRSGDMGLGVPFNIASYALLTYMIAHITGLSPGDFVHTLGDAHIYVNHTEPLKIQLQREIRPFPKLKILRKVESIDDFRAEDFEICDYNPHPAIKMQMAV
- the tyms gene encoding thymidylate synthase isoform X1, which gives rise to MLATSEIHAAEGRESEVEEKKSAEEVEEKKEKKNFGVFCDERGYLDQIELIMQQGRRKGDRTGTGVLSVFGAQARYSLRDQFPLLTTKRVFWKGILEELLWFIKGSTNAKELSEKGVKIWEANGSRDFLDNLGFSEREEGDLGPVYGFQWRHFGAEYTNMHEDYTGRGVDQLQNVIDTIKKNPEDRRIIMCAWNPKDLPLMALPPCHALCQFYVCDGELSCQLYQRSGDMGLGVPFNIASYALLTYMIAHITGLSVRSRRSGGGKRKKSLKVRFARRSHVLNSLPPAAGRLCSHAGRRSHLRQPHGTSQNTAAEGDPALPQAEDPEKSGEHR